The following coding sequences are from one Mytilus trossulus isolate FHL-02 chromosome 8, PNRI_Mtr1.1.1.hap1, whole genome shotgun sequence window:
- the LOC134680821 gene encoding N-lysine methyltransferase setd6-like — MSASIKRPANSVEENPIKLSTFKANEHSLNKFKEWITENSFNLSPKVKVGNEGSCAQYGAVALEDIEEGECLFQIPRSCLLMPQTSTISQQIQNEIDSLKSSSGWVPLLLSLMYEYNNPQSKWRPYLDLVPDFKQLDLPMFWTETERKSLLKCTGVIEAVDKDLKNISTEFNDIVLPFVKKHSDLFGECSVSLEFYKQMVAFVMAYSFTEPPDDEFDDSPPPMMVPMADILNHVAKNNAQLAFETDALKMVSTKTIKKGEEIYNTYGQLANWQLLQMYGFAEQFPNNHYDTVDIPISVVLEAAKELPINTEALLKDKTNFLIDMELMIRDGSFVVGVSGVLTEDEMYQVIRVLLMNEKEYKEHKEKDGWSEDEEEEEEESLEFEAIKKLPEKWKKFLCSCAKKTQNLYQTTLEEEKSQLLKAQTLSSRQLYSLYTTQGQKQILQQIVQATS, encoded by the exons ATGTCAGCTTCTATAAAACGACCGGCAAATTCTGTCGAAGAAAATCCAATCAAATTGTCTACCTTCAAAGCTAATGAGCattctttaaacaaatttaaggAATGGATTACAGAAAACTCTTTCAATCTAAGTCCTAAA GTGAAGGTAGGAAACGAGGGTTCTTGTGCTCAATATGGTGCTGTAGCCTTAGAGGATATAGAGGAAGGAGAGTGCCTGTTTCAGATACCAAGATCCTGTTTGTTAATGCCACAAACATCTACTATATCACAACAGATACAAAATg aaatagacagTTTGAAGAGTAGCAGTGGCTGGGTTCCTCTCCTCCTCTCTCTGATGTATGAGTACAATAATCCTCAGTCTAAGTGGAGACCATACCTTGATCTTGTACCAGACTTCAAACAATTAGATCTACCCATGTTTTGGACTGA AACAGAGAGAAAATCTCTTCTAAAATGCACAGGGGTAATAGAAGCTGTTGATAAAGACTTGAAGAACATTTCTACTGAGTTCAACGACATTGTTTTGCCATTTGTAAAGAAGCATTCAGATTTATTTGG AGAATGTAGTGTTAGCCTTGAGTTTTACAAGCAGATGGTGGCTTTTGTGATGGCTTACAGCTTCACAGAACCTCCAGACGATGAATTTGACGATAGTCCGCCTCCTATGATGGTACCAATGGCAGACATATTAAATCATGTGGCAAAAAATAATGCACAACTTGCTTTTGAAACAGATGCATTGAAAATGGTATCaactaaaacaatcaaaaag GGAGAAGAAATCTACAACACATATGGCCAGTTAGCTAATTGGCAGCTTCTACAAATGTATGGTTTTGCAGAACAATTCCCTAATAATCATTATGATACT GTAGATATACCTATATCAGTTGTATTGGAAGCTGCCAAAGAATTACCAATAAACACTGAAGCGTTACTAAAAGACAAGACAAATTTCCTCATTGATATG GAACTGATGATAagagatggtagttttgttgtTGGAGTCTCAGGTGTTTTAACAGAAGATGAGATGTACCAGGTGATACGG GTTTTattaatgaatgaaaaagaatacAAAGAACATAAGGAGAAAGATGGATGGAGTGAAGATGAAGAGGAGGAAGAAGAAGAAAGTTTAGAATTTG aggCAATTAAGAAATTACCAGAGAAATGGAAGAAATTTTTATGCAG CTGTGCTAAGAAAACACAGAATTTATATCAGACAACATTGGAGGAGGAGAAATCTCAATTACTAAAGGCTCAAACATTATCATCAAGACAGCTCTATTCTTTGTATACTACTcagggacaaaaacaaatactaCAGCAAATTGTACAGGCTACCAGTTAA